In the genome of Myxococcus stipitatus, one region contains:
- a CDS encoding helix-turn-helix transcriptional regulator, with protein MKTELGVHLGLSARTARRSLGMTQAAVAERLGVAREVYARLERGHMLPSIHTLRGLCIVLRVPPHLLLALDASIETPPGRKRPPLASRAEPPVLGDLRKNLRGLSRSDLRLLNALAVTLPASQRDETSRGRRQGFTEK; from the coding sequence GTGAAGACCGAGCTTGGAGTCCACCTGGGCCTGTCCGCGCGGACGGCCCGTCGGAGCCTGGGGATGACCCAGGCCGCCGTGGCGGAGCGGCTGGGCGTGGCCCGAGAGGTGTACGCACGCCTGGAGCGCGGCCACATGCTCCCGAGCATCCACACCCTGCGTGGGCTGTGCATCGTCCTGCGCGTGCCCCCTCACCTGTTGCTCGCCCTGGACGCGAGCATCGAGACACCCCCGGGCCGAAAGCGTCCACCCCTGGCCTCCCGCGCCGAGCCCCCCGTCCTGGGCGACCTCCGCAAGAACCTGCGCGGCCTGTCCCGCTCGGATTTGCGCCTGCTCAACGCACTGGCCGTCACCCTCCCCGCCTCTCAACGCGACGAGACGTCGCGGGGCCGACGCCAAGGATTCACGGAAAAGTAA
- a CDS encoding ribonuclease R family protein gives MDTSVSPRTVTGRIDVHPRGFGFLTVQAPGAQEVLSAFIPPPDLNPLFAGDIVTGTVTAGADGRWSASGLSLVERPRTRVYGEVVSRKGALFLRIDREVGNADWVLDAGTTRVQHGDAVVASIADGKVVLLYKLEPGADRSLERIIARHGLHKDFSPEALEDARRAREVPHEVGSRRDLRDVPTVTVDAPSTRDIDDAISVLPAGPDGALRLLVSIADVGEAVKEGTALDTEARERATSVYMAGRVLPMLPESLSADWLSLVPGAERRCLTVELRIDPQGRVTAADVYESVIRSWARLNYDEVAAFLDRGEVSSAMAPVRDVMPWFRLAAARLAVARGARGGMEFARDEARFTFNAATGEVSGLVSEQPTSAHGMIERFMVAANEAIATWMLARGLPGVFRVHEQPDPQRVADLNAFAEHSGFAAGFGRELTPLALASFDRQIVGAAAEPALRSVLRRSLGPSRYTVKPGPHFGLAAPLYLHFTSPIRRYADLAVHRTLKGYLNGRRDYLDEDPKVEALAVHINGRARAANRAESDRHHVLEARWLAGHVGREFPARVVRVRPFGLIAQIDGMLVEGVLPAEGLPGGPFRPDARELSLVGKERTFTVGMPVNVKVASTDESLGRVELALVS, from the coding sequence ATGGATACTTCTGTTTCTCCCCGCACCGTCACCGGCCGCATCGATGTCCACCCCCGAGGCTTCGGCTTCCTCACCGTGCAGGCGCCCGGTGCCCAGGAGGTGCTGTCCGCCTTCATCCCTCCGCCGGACCTCAATCCGCTGTTCGCGGGGGACATCGTCACCGGCACGGTGACGGCGGGCGCGGATGGCCGGTGGAGCGCGAGCGGCCTGTCGCTGGTGGAGCGGCCCCGCACGCGCGTCTACGGCGAGGTGGTGTCTCGCAAGGGCGCGCTGTTCCTGCGCATCGACCGCGAGGTGGGCAACGCGGACTGGGTGTTGGACGCGGGCACCACGCGGGTGCAGCACGGCGACGCGGTGGTGGCGAGCATCGCGGACGGCAAGGTCGTCCTGCTCTACAAGCTGGAGCCCGGCGCGGACCGCTCGCTGGAGCGCATCATCGCCCGGCACGGGCTGCACAAGGACTTCTCCCCGGAGGCGCTGGAGGACGCGCGGCGCGCGCGCGAGGTGCCGCACGAGGTGGGCTCCCGGCGCGACTTGCGCGACGTGCCCACGGTGACGGTGGATGCGCCGTCCACGCGAGACATCGACGACGCGATTTCCGTGCTGCCCGCGGGGCCGGACGGGGCGCTGCGGCTCCTGGTGTCCATCGCGGACGTGGGCGAGGCGGTGAAGGAGGGCACGGCGCTGGACACGGAGGCGCGCGAGCGGGCCACCAGCGTGTACATGGCGGGCCGCGTCCTGCCGATGCTGCCCGAGTCGCTGTCCGCGGACTGGCTGAGCCTGGTGCCGGGCGCGGAGCGGCGCTGCCTCACGGTGGAGCTGCGCATCGACCCGCAGGGGCGGGTGACGGCGGCGGACGTGTACGAGAGCGTCATCCGCTCCTGGGCGCGGCTGAACTACGACGAAGTCGCCGCCTTCCTCGACCGGGGCGAGGTGTCCTCGGCCATGGCGCCGGTGCGGGACGTCATGCCGTGGTTCCGACTGGCGGCGGCGCGGCTCGCGGTGGCGCGTGGCGCGCGCGGCGGCATGGAGTTCGCGCGAGATGAGGCGCGGTTCACCTTCAACGCGGCGACGGGCGAGGTCTCCGGCCTCGTGAGCGAGCAGCCCACGTCCGCGCACGGGATGATTGAGCGCTTCATGGTGGCGGCGAACGAGGCCATCGCCACGTGGATGCTGGCGCGCGGCCTGCCGGGCGTGTTCCGCGTGCACGAGCAGCCGGACCCGCAGCGGGTGGCGGACCTGAATGCGTTCGCCGAGCACTCCGGGTTCGCCGCGGGCTTCGGCCGGGAGCTCACCCCGCTGGCGCTGGCGTCGTTCGACCGGCAAATCGTGGGCGCGGCGGCGGAGCCGGCGCTGCGCTCGGTGCTGCGGCGCTCCCTGGGGCCGTCGCGCTACACCGTGAAGCCGGGGCCGCACTTCGGCCTGGCGGCGCCCCTGTATCTGCACTTCACGTCCCCCATCCGCCGGTACGCGGACCTGGCGGTGCACCGCACGCTGAAGGGCTACCTGAACGGGCGCCGCGACTACCTGGACGAGGACCCGAAGGTGGAGGCGCTCGCGGTGCACATCAACGGGCGGGCGCGCGCGGCGAACCGCGCGGAGTCGGACCGGCACCACGTGCTGGAGGCGCGGTGGCTGGCGGGCCACGTGGGCCGCGAGTTCCCCGCGCGGGTGGTGCGCGTGCGCCCCTTCGGCCTCATCGCGCAGATTGACGGCATGCTGGTGGAGGGCGTGCTGCCGGCGGAAGGACTGCCGGGAGGCCCCTTCCGTCCGGATGCGCGAGAGCTGTCGCTCGTGGGCAAGGAGCGGACCTTCACGGTGGGCATGCCCGTGAACGTGAAGGTGGCGTCCACCGATGAGTCCCTGGGCCGCGTGGAGCTGGCGTTGGTGTCGTAG
- a CDS encoding YkgJ family cysteine cluster protein, which yields MPLSTLCLRCGMCCDGTLFTHVSLQPDEASALRRHGVPLLQREEGPPVLAQHCAALDGRTCTVYADRPASCRRYHCQLFSALSEKEVSLDEALGLVDEAHARIAAVERVLPPATRDAPRSVMQRARQAAARATPEHPLPPQVQEAQARAETFLDKHFRGRFGQRG from the coding sequence ATGCCCCTGTCCACCCTCTGCTTGCGCTGCGGCATGTGCTGCGACGGGACACTCTTCACGCATGTGTCGCTCCAGCCGGACGAGGCCTCGGCGCTGCGTCGGCACGGTGTCCCGCTGCTCCAGCGGGAGGAGGGCCCTCCCGTCCTCGCCCAGCACTGCGCCGCGCTGGACGGGCGCACCTGCACCGTCTACGCGGACCGCCCGGCGAGCTGCCGCCGCTACCACTGCCAGCTCTTCTCCGCGCTCTCGGAGAAGGAGGTCTCCCTCGACGAGGCGCTGGGCCTGGTCGATGAAGCCCACGCGCGCATCGCCGCCGTCGAGCGCGTGCTTCCTCCCGCGACGCGGGACGCACCGCGCTCCGTGATGCAGCGGGCCCGACAGGCGGCGGCGAGAGCCACGCCCGAGCACCCGCTCCCGCCCCAGGTCCAGGAGGCCCAGGCGAGGGCCGAGACCTTCCTCGACAAACACTTCCGAGGCCGCTTCGGGCAGCGCGGCTGA